The nucleotide window TAAATCTACAGgcactttgaagtttgaactgtATATATGTAATAGCAGATGTTTGTCTATGTGCTTAGTCATCTTATCATAGATTCAAATTTCTGTCATgtaaacataaatatatatatatatatatatggaaaactGAACCCTGACTCTGGTATGTTTCTGTTCCTCGACAGTCCATCAAGGCCATCCAATCTTTTGATCCAATGACCAtaatattttacatatttttttctttttctacccactctctctccttcttcttcagtcgGAGGAAGGCATCTCACacctcccctttctctctctgactTGATATAGAGGGGCAACTCCACCTCCCCCCATTGGGCAGCAGGCAAACTGACTGTCGCCAGCAAGCCAGTGCCAACCAGCGATGGGAAAGTGGCCCACTGCCGGAGGCAGGGCGCCACCCTGTTGCCCTACCATGGGAGAGGCTGAAGgagagggggaaagagagagagagaaaaaaaaaagtatcaggGCCATCCGATCTTTTGATTGGACGGTCCTAATGAGCTGTCTGAGGGACAGAAATTTAACAGAGTCAGCATtcacagaatatatatatatatatatatatatatatatatatgagaactACTTATCAAGCTGGACAGAACAGTGAGTATTCAATAAGGAGAGAGATACACCAGGCAATGTAAAGTCTCAGGAATTGGTTGCCAGTGTCCAGGATTTcacttatatacatacatacattaaTATATAATGTGGTTGTTTTTTCCCTCattattgattttgtttagtCAACCTACTTAAACCAACTTGACAAAGTAGTCTCAACCAGTTTTTTTGGAGTATTGGACCTGTGTCGGACTTCTGATTTCAAGAACTTAGTTTGAAAGCAAGTTACATTGATCCAATAAAGACAGAAAGCATTGCCGCAATCAAGGCAGCATTAAAGAACACAATCATGCAGCCACATCACATGGGTGAAGGTCCAGGTGTGGTTACGGATAAGCAAATTTGGGTACGTGCActaaaactttagaaaatgtggatACAGGGTACAGcatggtatatatatgtatatatgcaaaataccacaaaaaattcaaaatgatagcaacatgtaaataaacaaGTAACATAAACTAAAAACAGTACATCAACGACCAATAACTTacaaaaacagaatgaaaactgagttagaaacaagataaatcaagtaaaattaagtagtttggatTAGTTTCGATCTGAAGAGTATGcgtgtccaagtacccactttgcCTTGTTGAGTTTTCTCTggcttttcttttccacaaaTCCAAGAATAGGTCCTAGATCCGTGCCACTTACTACTATCTGGTTGGGCCAGGTTAGAGATTTATTTTAGCTTCATGTTAGTATTTTGACTTCATTGATTGAATGCGATTAGGTATACCTAAGGCGCATCAATAACTCTTTCATCATGGGCAGCTAAAGAGGAAAAAGGTCGTATGTAATTCGATATTGGAAAAATGCTTATTGGATGGAATAAACTTTTTTGAACTTTGATATCCCTAGGGATCTTTTGTACACGCAGGAAGGTGACAGGAGTACAGGAAACTTACTAAAGTACCCATGTGATTTAATCATGCAGAAAGAAACTTACATTGTTCTCTTGAATTTCAAAGAATGAACGAAGCCTTTTAGCAGAAAATGCAGTTTTCCTGTCAATCTGGGGGCAGCCAACAGAGGCAACCTTTTTCAGCTCGCTTCCTGACAACCAcctgaaaagaagaaaccatGTCAGCAGAGagacaaacaagattcaagcAATGCAGACGATgaagaatggaaaaaattataaagaacacTACCAACTACATGCACAGAAAAGACAATACCACATGAAGACAAAAGTTTAACATAAAAATGTACTTAGGCTCAGAATGAGAAATATAATGGaattgaaatagaaaaaaaaaaggcataaatGTACACAAACAGGGAAAGCCACATATACACAAACGCCACCACCATAACACAGCCACCAGTGGGAGCAACCAATACATACGAAAAACCCTGCTTCAAGGTCAACTGTCAGCATCTATAAATAACGTAATGTAccagaaagacaacaaaaaccGATTTCACCTTCTTGTTTGggaaagacaagaaaatttcagggTAGCTCTTTGCCATAAGCCCATAACAGATAGCCACTTGGTTGATCCTGAATTCTCAGAGGACACTTACTGGTGCCTCAATGGTAAAGATCTACATCCACAATGTAATCTAGAATTCACAAGACCCACTAAAGCAGCTTCTCCACAACCATTCTGGAGGAGAAATAGGGGTAAACATTAATGACCTAAAACTGTATGTAATGGACAAAATAAAGAGGCAATCCAGAAGACCATGCCCATAGAGGGTTGCTTGGACAAGCTAAGGGATCTTGGCAAGATTAAAGGAATTTGCCCACATAGACAAACAGGTATCCTGAACCCATAAACAGGAAGCTCAGATGGAATAACTCACAGGCAACAGTAAATGGTAAGCAGTAAACACATTGCACATAAGGAGACAAAGAAAACCCAAAGCCAAAATCTCAGCTTAGGAAAGCAACAGCAGTATCCATTAAGAGAAGCATcccaaaatgatcaaattaatAACATCCAGAAAAATTGGGTCCATGCTACTAAAAGTTGCCAGATGCAGTCCTGTCAAGGACTTTAATAACAGATTAGATCCTTTGCCTTTTATTATCTTCTGTCTTGATGCATTCTGATGAGTCTTCCTTACCTGCCCTACCGTCTGACCTGTCCACATGTGTGACAGGAGTCGCTGGACTAATTAGCCCACCTATAAAACAGAAGAACACCCATAACAAAGGTTCTCTTACTTGCAAGATGCAACTGTAATTTCTATTATAACCAGAGACCTTTGATCCTATTCCTGAGGCAAGTAGTCTCCAATTACATATATCGATAGAAGTGTGAAGCTGTCGCTCTCTCTCACTCTGCATGTGTGTTGAAGGAAGCAGATGGACATCGATCACTGCTATGGTGGTTCACAAATCACAACCATTTGTATGCTAAACAGGTGTATATCCAGATATCATTATGAACTTAAACACCATTAACACTGCTAAAAGCCTGAAATACACCTGAAATGGATGGATGGTCATAGTCAGATTATTATCAACAATGAATTGAGACCTCTGTTACATGGACACTCTTGGAGTTGGAAGACCGCCGGTCCGCCGTACACATGACATGGATGGACACAGGTGAAGGTACGTGATACGGCTTGAACATGGCCGTCTcactttttgtaattttttagtATATAGTAATCTGTATTGTTTTAACACAACCAGTGAAAATATGCATtatttacttaaaattttattgtttgcTATACACACCCATATATGCATTATTTGCTTAAATCTTATTGTTGCTAttcatacacatacacacagagCCACGTCCCTGTCACGCTGGTGTCCACACGTGCACCCATGTGATGTAGATTGAAACTAAACGATAATTGGATACTGATCTTGGTTTTACAGGCAACTAACTGTTAGCAGGACAGGTCAAACTTCATGGATTCACTTGTTGCAATGATTGGAAAGGCAATGGAAAAGGATGCAATTTTTTAACAGTCACGTCCTAGCTCATTTTACAATAAAAACTTGCATGTGGTAAAGAAATTTtcacaagaaaagaaacacaaaatgtTGTGTAAATTCTAGGATCCACATGACATATTGGTACTTTCCAGTTTCCACATGTCCCCTCAGCTATTTGTTTCACCCAGCTTGGAAAAGGATGGCTCCATACAGCATTTCTACCGGAGACTGCATGAAAATAACAAGCCATACATGCTACTAAATGGAAAAGTGGAGCCCTTCCAAAGCTTCTTCAATCACTGGTTGCAATTACCcttattcatgtttttgttttagattGTTAGTAAATTAACTTTGTACTTTTTTGTACCTATCGTCCATAACACTATAGTTTATGGTGGGTAGTTTGTGGTTTCTAAATTGTTTCCCCAGGTAAAATTTACAATACTATTTGCCAAGTGAGATAGGACCAGATGAATTGAAGCTTGGATCTTTTTAATGAAGGGCAACTTGCCCTTATACGAGTTTCTTGGATGAAGAAGTGAAACTCATTTGAGATGCAGGCCCCCATAAACAAGATCGACCGTGGAACTCCCAATTGTTTCCAATAAACTATGTCCCATGCGCCGTTTATAGGTATGAAGTCGCTTCTTTCAAAAATACTAACCCCTGAGATGAAAATGTCTCCATatgattgtgtgtgtgtgtgtggccaATAAGGTTGCAGATATATCATACATATTCTCAGAATCTCAGGGAATCAACTTTCCCAAGTTTCCAAACTGCTATCAAAGCAAGTTGCCCGTCAGCTGAAATTTACTTACATGAAAATTCTGCTCCGGATGGATAAGGTTCCAAGAACCAATTAAAACATCCATGAAGCTATCAAACATGAAGTTGATAATTCGAACGGTTCAGCTCcgtaaaagaaaaagtaaagcaTGCGCGCTGATATCACAATGACTATTCTTCTAAAACCAGCATACTTCACGAACGAAGATGGAATAAAGCACGAGGTAGTTCTTTGATGAAGATGTATTACTTCATGAACGAAGAAGGAATAAAGCACGAGGTAGTTCTTTGATGAAGATGTATACTTCACGAACGAAGAAGGAAAATATAACATGAATAGTGTTAAAAATGATAACTGCTTACTTTGCAACCTCCTGGTGGTCACGCGCAAATTGTTCCGCAGCCGACCTAACGAAATTCCGGGCGTAGGATGAGCACAAGGAGTTGACTTCCAGCTTACCATCTTTCAAGAAATTCGCTTTCTGCAAGTTCCCTTCCTCGATCAGGCGCTCAACGAAGGAAACCAGTTCGGGCGAGAAGTCATTCGCGCTAACATCCTCAGAAGATAACAGATCATTTGCCACCGGGTTCGAGCTCCCCACCGACTTGGCTTTTGACTTCGCACCATTCGTTACCCTAGAGgagctcctcctccttctccttgaTTTCCTGCCTGACACTACAAATAAAGAAGTCAAGCTGCTGGGGTTATCAACAGGCTTGTTCTTCGATTTCTTCAGAGTCTGCTCCAGTGCGCGAAGATTCTTCTTCATCTCATCGATTACTTCCCTCAATCCCTCCTCCCCCTCCATTTCCGATTCCTTGCTTTCCCCAGATGTACGACTCAACCCCATTACATTACTTCGCAACTCATCCGTCGACTTCTTTTGTTCCCCCGGTTCGGAAACGCTCCATCTAAGCTTCCCGTTCTCCGGAACTGAACCCGCCGTCGAGCGCCTTTTGAACAACTCAACCAAGCCTGTCTTGCCTCCCTCTGGCGTGGCCTCGCTGCTCTCGGTCTTCCCATCTTCCGCTTCCAAATGAACTACATCTTCATTGGCGATGCTCGCGGATGACGAATGGGACAAAAGACGCGGATATGAGAACGCGGGTGCGTGGCGGCGGAGGCGGGAGAAGGAGGAGGTTTCCCGGGCAGGTAAAGGGGAGTGAATCAGAGGGGTCCTGAAGGGGTTTGGGTGTGAGTGTGAGAGAGCGCTTCGAAGGGAATGGAGGTAACGGACTCTGGAGAAGAAGTGAGAAGCCATTACAGGGAGTTGGGCAGTAGGATTTTTTAGGGTTTAAGGTTTATaccccgctctctctctctctctctctctctccctctccctgtgGCGCCATTCTCAACTCCACTTAAAAAGAGCTCCAGAGCCCTGATTCCAGGCGGGGGTGTGAACGGGTCGAGCTACGTTGGATCTCTGGAAATCCAATTACTCGGTTTTGGATCTTAATACGGATCTTATTACCAATTATGGTCTGATTTGGTTGTTACTGCAGCCGAGTACTCAATTTCAGCTAGAAATCCAGAACTAGTTACATCTAAACATTGGATCAAAAACTATtctgaattcagatttaaaccCTTGTGCTCGAGTATAAATCCAAGTTCATATTTTATTGAATCAGACTTGTTAATCCTCGGAATCAAAACTTAATCCGATCAATTTCCGAAACTGCAAGGATTTAACATGACGGTGCTAATAGAAGCAGATATTGGCTGGTTTTGGGGAATTGGATTCAGGATCAGGGTTGCAGCTTTGTGCTTGGCAAaacttatattttaaataattgaaattttacatgtaaattttaaaataatatagtTTAGTTTatataaagatttttaaaaattatatttctatTCTTCTTAATTTCTTTGTAGCTGTGAAACAATATAAGTCTGCTGagtttgatgtagaaataaatTTGTTAGAACCAATCAGTTTTAACTTCGCTTGTCTTCAACAAACCATTCACTGTCATATTGTCCCATACAAGAAAAAGTTGTGCTCGAGCACTCATAACAAAAGATTTCTCCTTCTGTTTCGGTTTTGAACTGGAGTTGTCAACAcgtttctccctctctctctctctaaagttgGTAAATCCCATACCACTGattaaaactgttttttttttttatttcaatataaCCTTAAAGAGTAATTTTAAGAgtaatttgatgaaaaacatgtattaagttagtcattgcTTGACTTTAGTAATGATTTTGtatacatgaaagaaaaattaatggctcttataacatcaaacttttatagttggaagattaattttttttatgaaaataacttgaactaaaacatgatttatgtTAAACTAATATTTATAGTCACATTTGAAGGTTCACATATAATATAATAGCAATAAAAAATCCAGATGccaatataatataatataatagcAACAAAGAAATTAATGATATTATATAAAATGTAATATGactttaaaacaatttttactGATTGTTGCTTACGAGTATCGGTACCATTAATGGAAACATTTTAGATAACATTCCTCACGGTCAGTTCATTCTTTTAATACGATACTGTTCATACTCCATGCTCTGGTACAGATCACACGTCTGCAGTTTTTGTACAGCCTTTGAAtagtttgatgagaaaaatcaACAGTTCCTTCATTTGTCCGGTTTTCAACAGACAAGCATCTCTGAATTTGGTGAACTCATTTCAGATCAAAGCTTGCTTGTTGATGTGATTCAAAGTAGATGTTTCTTCATGATGTAGaatcacaaaacgcatgatttGAAATCACAGTGATCCCTCACTTTTATGTGACTCAAAGTGGATTGCTAAATCGCATATTTTTTCTATCATGAATGACATGATGTCAAATCACAGTGATCGAGTGACGaccattttcaaattttcatttttcttttttatgtgatCCAAAATCCAGTTTAATTTATAAATATACGAAACAAATGTAGTAATTTTGGATTGTTTgacatgcaaaaagaaaaaaaattaaatactgGACAGCAATTCTAGAACTGCTTTAtcgttttttcaaaaagaaaaactgtgttGAATATGATATGAACTCCGATTTTTTAGGTATTTAGTTGTTCAAATCCCACTTGTTTTACATCCTCAACAATAGTCACACATACCAACATGATTTCTTTTTGTAATATTACATCAGATCAGAATCGTTTAATTTAACAACTTAAgcttttatatgaaattataaaaaatgaatgcaacACATTGTAAGGTCCAAAAAGATAAGGGTTGGTAGGTGGtcacttttagttttaaattttcatgcatcaactacttatactttaaaaaaagaatcattGATATGAAAGTTGAAATGCAGTAAGAATAACATTTTAAGACATAAAAAGCAAGCCTTGCACACTCTAAATAATGAAGGGTTGAGTGAAAACTTCCTATTTTTAAGCATTAGGATGAAATACTCGTTTtactaatttaaaaatatgtttataattatttgagaacaatttttttttagtttatgtaaattatttttatctttttaaaacTGTCTTCGACATTTTTCCCGAAGAaggtttcaaaagaaaattgtgtGGATTTTGTTTCGGATTTTGAGATATTATCAGATTCAATAAGTGGACCCATCCGAACCCAATCCAAGTCGGTTTACGTCGCGTCACCGAACGCACGAGGATGCTCTCGTAATTTACTTTCCAAACCGGGACTATTATTTGAAACTGTTGTAGCCTGCCTCAGTCTTCGCCGGCAGTCGACAGAGTCCTTCCCCACGATCTGTCCTCCAAGTTTCCCGGTTCGCTCTGGGGACCCGCCGGATATCCGCCATCATTGCCGGAGTTCACGGTTTCGGCTTTCTCCTTGGCGGCGCCCATACGGCGATCGCCGGCGAGTCCTCTTTGAGCTACGCAATGGCGGTGGCTCTTTCGTCGTAgtctctcttctttcctctttctctttgtcgtcttctttatctttcttgTTAAGAAAAAATAGGTGAAAAATGGGATGCGTTGGATCTTCGTCGAAGAATGGAGAAGGTTGGTCGATAATTAGCTGTTTCTGTTATTTCGTTTAATTATTTCATTGCATCGGGCCTGAATCTTGTCGATCAATGTTCGTCTTCTGTCTTATTCTTTTGGTTTCCCTCATCTTGTTTGTGCGATGACGTTGATGATCTTTTGGTTCCGTTGGCGTTTCATTTCCTTATCTGcatgttattatttattaacttgTATTATATTCTGCCTCTTTAATTTTGTGGTATCTGATTGAGTAGAGTTGCAGGCTTCTTGGGTACGTCATACGTGGTCAACTATTATCTTAGAAGAAggattccttttttgtttttttgttcaaatctttacGAGAATTTTGCAGGCGTTCAAGCTAAGCTCTATGTTGTTTAGTTCTTCGCTGATCCTTAATATGTATATCCCGAAAATTTCTGTAGCATTGGTATCTTATAGAGACAATTACGTATTGTAATCGTTTTCAAATGGGCCAAATCGTCGATGGATTTATGGAAATGGTGAATTAGATATGAACAAACTCGGTCAATTCTTCATGAAGCTATTGCTATCGTTTCTAGGGCGCACAGTGGTCTGCTTATTGTCAGAACTTCTGTCTTCCTTGATTACGGATAGTGGAACGATCTTCTTGCAAGTGAAGGTTTTTAGTTTCATGGTTGATATTGTTTCTTTAGCTTTTGCATAAGACGGACAAGTAATTGTAAAATTAGGCGTAAATCATTAGTTTCAGAGAATACATCCGGTCATTCACGAGCAAGATGAAAAATGATTGCGGGCATGCTGTGATCTTGCATATTCTGCTTCATCTGTTTCTATTGTTGCTAATGTTACACATATGTTTAGGAACCGTGCTTCTTTTGATCTTTTAGTTGGTTCTTTTTAACTGGGTTCTATTTTGTTGAAGAGGATTTATTTCCCCTGGTTTGGGTGCTGGTACTGTAACTAACTTGTCTGCCCCCAGACATGCCATGCATTTCA belongs to Nymphaea colorata isolate Beijing-Zhang1983 chromosome 13, ASM883128v2, whole genome shotgun sequence and includes:
- the LOC116267294 gene encoding uncharacterized protein LOC116267294, with protein sequence MASHFFSRVRYLHSLRSALSHSHPNPFRTPLIHSPLPARETSSFSRLRRHAPAFSYPRLLSHSSSASIANEDVVHLEAEDGKTESSEATPEGGKTGLVELFKRRSTAGSVPENGKLRWSVSEPGEQKKSTDELRSNVMGLSRTSGESKESEMEGEEGLREVIDEMKKNLRALEQTLKKSKNKPVDNPSSLTSLFVVSGRKSRRRRRSSSRVTNGAKSKAKSVGSSNPVANDLLSSEDVSANDFSPELVSFVERLIEEGNLQKANFLKDGKLEVNSLCSSYARNFVRSAAEQFARDHQEVAKWLSGSELKKVASVGCPQIDRKTAFSAKRLRSFFEIQENNVCEACRLKELCSFKNMGVQTEENLNLVNVLRVLTIYALNSAHPELVVSQETKESVSKLVKEVVDLSK